The Calypte anna isolate BGI_N300 chromosome 3, bCalAnn1_v1.p, whole genome shotgun sequence genome segment ACTGCAGCTTAGACATAAGGATCCCTGCtaatttaatgaattaaatgcctgctttctcttctgcaacACATACATACTGATATGGTACATAATTGAACCATACGTTACACttcttattaaattaatttgtacTTTAAGACTTGTTGATTTCCAAGGGTTCTATACAGAAGAGCTCTACCCAGGTTGACTAAAGTGGTTGTTTTGGGGATTAGGCTGGCTCAGTAAAATGCCTCTAGGATGAAGGTGTTGGACAGAAAGATGAGTGTGGCTGTTCACTATCTAACTAACAGTCATagtttaaaataatagaaacaCTTAATAGTTTTGCTGTTGTGTCATTTTTGCTATCCTGGAGTAGCTCAACTGAAATCTACTGATGAGCTGAAAGATCAGCTGAAGACTACTAATTTATTCAAATGTAAATGAGAACCATACCTaacccctttttttcccaactaAATACTGAGACTAGTAACACAGTTTTGTCAGTTTAAGTCAAATATAAATGGGAAGGCATAATTTTGGTGTGGCATGATAAAGATTGGTTAAGTTTTTTAATTCTAGATTGATCTGTTGTCTTTCTTACATGTATATTCAGGGCAAAATCTTATCTAAAACTTTTTGACAGTTGCTTTTCTTCCATCAAATGTTAACAGAGCCACCAAATATACATATCATTGGGAATCTGCCCTTCAGTGTTTCAACTCCTCTAATCATCAAATGGCTTGCAAATGTTTCCAAAAAGGATGGACCTTTTATATATGGCAGGACACAGATGACATTAACTTTTCAGAAGGAAGTTGCAGAGGTAAGATATTAGTGTTTTCCTAAAATTTTAGAGatgctaaactgaaaaaaaaaaatcaccttcaaCCTTTTGCTTAAAAGTACAAAACCAATCTTACTTGGTTCTGAGAGGAAAGATTTGGCTCAAATTTTAGTTTGTGTGGCTGTAAAATGTGGATATAATTTTGAGTTAATCATCTGCTCTGATCATTTCTCagtacatatattttattttttttaatttgttatgAAGGGATTAATTTCCTTGAGGTACTTTATTTGTTTCTGGTCTGATTTTCTCAACATGAATAGATTCCACTgtattcttctgtttttaagtATCTCTTTTGTCACATTCATTCATGCACCAAATCATCTTTTgttcagaagaacaaaacagtttgtttttccttaccTTTCAGTCATCTCAAGAAATACactaatattattttctttgcccaatgaattaaaaataatttattttaaaatacaacttccttgaaataaggaaaaatggAAGGGTAGCATTATTTCCAGTTGTGATTAAATGTGTGGAACACAGGATATGTTTATCAAGACCACAGAAACTGgcttttttaaattcagctcGTGATCAGAATTATTAATGGATTGCTTCCAGTCTTGTGTGTAAAAAAGTATAACATGAATTCTGTCACAGCAAGTCCAGGAGCAAATTGAGATTTTACTTTGTCTCAAAAGCTAGATTACCAAAGAAGTCTAAACTGATCTGATATGTAGCAGTGTTAATTGTAGAGCAGGTTGACTTACTCCACAATTCTTTCTGACTTTACAGTTTATTTCTGGTGCCATTGCATTAAGCATATCTTAACATGGAAGCTGGAAgactttttgcttttgcttttttttatgaaaGCTGCATGGCTTCTTACCAACACCTCAGTGTGGCTTCTTTATGAGCATcttactcttaaaaaaaaaatgaattccaTATCAGTCTGAAAACTGGATTTCAGTCTAATTACTCAGAGTTCATAAATACCTGCTTTTCCGTGTGCAACCTAGATGTGTTTCTAGTAGGAAaattttgctgtgcttttttcAGTCAGTAACTTAGTAATACTATATATTCAAGTGGGATGCCTGCTGAAATTCTGGGGGGTCATAGAAAACCATATTGTGCTGTCATCACCCTAGTCCTGGTCAAAATTAAGACAAGTACTGCAGCATTTCCAGTAGGTGGCTCTAGGTGTCCCCTCACCAGGGACAGACATTTAGTGTGACATAAATTAGATTTCTTAGTTCAGTTCTCATGTGGTTTCAGGCATTAAAAATCCAGATCTGTTTTCTTCGTGTCATTTGAGATTAGACCTTGCTGCAAAGTATGGCCAATGGACTATGATGTAAAATGCAAAGTGTTGATGGGCAAGATGAAAAGTTTTgtgacagcagggaaaaaggTGGCTTAGCACTGTGTGAGAGCATAAATACTCTCTGTACTTTCTACAGCTGTAACCAGCTGCCTATGCCATTGGTGACATGCAGGTTATAGTGCTTCTGCATCCAGCATAGCTCAACGAGATGCAAAATAGCATGCACTTGTAAGTTCCTTGTACAGATATCCACAGCAGTAAAAATGATTCTTTTACGTGTTCTGTTACTTAGTGGATAAGAATTTTCACCTTGCCCCAAATTCTTCAGGTTCATCTCAAATCTGCTACCATTAAAATGAGttgtatttcagtttaaatagAGCAATCTTTGTCAGTTTCCAATTTTGAGTAAAACTGTTCAGAGTGAATAGTTTGACTGAATTGTTGCCAACATGATCTGCAAGCCAGAAGGTGGGGTGCTAAACTGTTTGAAATCTAGAAGGCAGGCACatttgaagagcagaaaaaaagttttgtatCTAACACTGTTGTCTATTTAGGACACCAGGCAAAAGGTTCTAATAAAGTGGAAAAAGCTCAGATTTTTGAGcagcaaacaaaagaattaCTGTTATATTTTCATAACTGGTatacttaaaatataaatattcgTGTTCTAAAGGAAAAGTTGTTTTCCAGAAAGTGGCTTGTCTACTAAAATGTGTTTAATATTCCTTTCTGTGCCTAGCTTTGCCAGTCTGATTCTGCATACAGGTTAATTCCTGTGGCAGATTTTAGAGATTTCTTAATAATGAGGGTTTAATATGCATTTATGAAAGGTACAGTGGCGTGGTATAGTTTGCCGAAGAACAAAACAagtaattgttttgtttgtgtcaTTGAGAGTGGTTGATAGTGAGCAGCATCAAACAGGACGTGAAGTGCCACCTTGGTTGTATTCCAGGTTAGGCTTCAGAATCCTTTTTTTGTGCCTTCCTAGAATTTTAATAGCAGATGCAAATATGTTCCTACTTAACTAAACTCAAGCATGGTTTTCTTAGTGCAGTTTAAGATGCTATCCatactttaaaattaagatCAAAGAAAATTTTGATAATTGACAGGTAAAAACCTACAAAATCAGGCCAGGTTGCAGAAATATCTGCACAAACttttttagcagggcctgttgctataggacaaggagtaataattttaaactaaaaggaAGTAGATTCAGACTAGAGATAAGGAAGATACTTTTCTTTACAATGCAACACTGGGACAAGTTGTCTATAGACCTGGTGTCTATAGACCCTACAGCACAGAGGGTTGGACTAGGTAacctttaaaagtcccttccaaaccaaactatTTTATGGATCTATTCTGCGAGTATATTCTCAGCATTTTTGTGTTCCTTGAGCAGTGACATTCACAGGTATGTTCTTCTTGGTGTGGTTGAAGATGTTACTGCCTAGAAGTGGATGTTGTTGAGTTTAtcctttctgaagctgaaaaacaAGAACTGTTTTTGTAGGAAGCAAAGACTGGCTTGTTTGAATTGTCATTGGCAGGGCTACAAACGTTGTCATTAGGTCTGTTTCATTTCTACTTCAGAAGTTAAGGAAGTGCACATCTGATTGAATTGTTAGACTTCATAGCCTGGATTTTTTCAGAGAATAATGGTTGtggatagatttttttaaatgggtttCCTTTGAAACAATAATGAAGGTACATTCAAATGTtgatgtaggaaaaaaaaatcactgagctttaattttgaaaaattgttgaaaaggttttatttactCTATGCTAATACTTTATCTGCATTTCAGGAGAGTTGTTTAAATATAATCTACAACTTCAGcaataggttttattttatttttttgggaCAGTTTTAATAAGCATGGCAGTATTTCATAAGTAAAATTTTCATCTGAGGTTAGATGAGGTACAGATGTTATCATATTTgcaaatttgttttaatttttaatttttttaataaggtgTAGTGGTAAAATAGGAATAGGAATCTTCCAAGTTCTATTTCTGCATAGCTTGTGTAATGTCTTTTGCTGTCCAAAACTTGAGTCCTTTCTTTACATCTAAATCTTGGTTTTGCTAGCAAAACACACAGAACATGTTTCTTGCCAGGCAACAAACTGCAGAAAACCTTTGTTTGTCTAGGCCAGTTTTTATATAGTCTTTGTAAGAAATTTCctgagaaaaccagaaaattattatgtttttaaGTATTAAATGCCCTTACTGTTAGGTATTTATAAATTTATGTAAAGTAGACCCAGCTTCCTTGCATGTATTGTAAGGGTAGATGACACAATAATGAATCTTAACAATTGAttgttttgggtgtttttttgtttattattatttgcctTTGATTACActgaaaatgaagctttaaTGTAACTGATCACTTGATCAGTTTGTTTTCACTGATCTGCATGTTTTGAATCTTCAATAGAGGCTTATAGCTAATCCAGGAGGCAAGCAACGTTGCAGACTGTCCGTCATGTCTCAGCATCTCTGCACTGTTGAAAACTGTTTCGTAATTCCAGGTGAAGCCTTTGTTCCAAAACCAGAGGTGAGTTTTTatgtgtttctttgttttttggttgtcaGTCAAGCAGTGTACCTGATTTTGAGTAAGGAGCACAGGTAGCTGCTTTAGCTTCGTGTCTCCATACCACAAAATGGGGTGATGTGATATTCTTGTAAAAGGAGCATACTTGCTTCAAgaagaaacttttatttttggttCCTCAGAACTTGACTTTGACCTGCAAGCCTATCTGCAGAATCAGTGTCCTTCTTTGGGTGTTTCTGAAAAGAGAGATGAGGATTTAATGACAAGATAGTCTGCTAGGATTGTACCTTTTATGGAAATCCTGCTGGTATACAGTTTGGATTTATAAACAGTTTGGGAATTGTGCCTAGAAAATTTGATGGGTCTTTTGAGAGACTGTaataaatacagcttttaaTTTGTCATCCTTCTCAAAGGTCTGTCATTTTACTCTGTATATAATCTTTACATTTCACCCCACTCATCTTTAGCATGTTTAACTCCCTCCTCTTTGCTGTAGCACTTTGTCACATGCATCCTACTGCCTGTTTAAAAAAGTAAAGATCTTCCTCCTATTTGTTCTTGAGTCAGTAGAGAAGAACAAGCTCTTTGCTGTCCTTTTATCTACTGCCACTTTTTCTCATTAATAGCCATTATGATTACAGGAACTGagaattaataaattaaattgctttttggACAATGTGCCTGATACTAAGTGGGGCCTGAATGCATGGTAAATCTGCTGTTCCAGAAAAGAACTTGGAGCTTTTGCAAGTTCCTCCTAAACTTTGCTTATTTGCTCAGTTCACCAATACATCTCTCTTCTCCATTATCACAGTCAGTTTCTTGGTCTTTTTACTCCTCAGGATAATCTCTTGAGAACCTTTGGGAGGTAGTTCTCTCATCACACTCTATTTTAAGGCCTCTATCTGGGCATATTCTGATGATGATTTAAAATTCTCATTAGTGTTTTTTAAGCAGGTATCTGTTTCAACATGTTAAATTAATGGTCGTGACAGCAGTCTGTTGTGAGGAAAAATGGCTGTGCTGAAGGTACCTTATTTTTTGCTATCTGGTTTTGGGTTGTGGAGTTTTTATTTCCAGCCTCCTAGCTGAATGAAGAATACATTTAGGATGTCATCTCACTGTTAAATGTGTGAAATAGTGTTCAGAAAGGCCAAAGTTCCAGTTCTGTGGTGGTGGTTTCTCAGTGATGGATACAGTTTGAGGACACAGTAGAGCTAATATGATCAAAAGTCTTGTGCATACTGTGTCAGAATTAGGAAGCTATAGCTGACATTCCCATTTTCCTGTACTGAAAAGGCCACAGTTGACTGAGAGAGGTGTAATTCATAGAATTGTGACAAATGTGTAAGCAAATTGTAGTCAGCTGGTTCTCTGTTGAATAAAAAAGGCACTACTGCTAAAGGCAactatattttcatttaatgcattttttttgaGTTAAAACAAGTATTGCTGAtactgcaaaagcagaaagtaCACATTTTTCAGACAGACCTGGCATTTGTTCTCactggtttttgtttcctttatatTCCTGGTGTAGATTGATCTGGTTTATTTGTCTTTTAGCCATAGACTGACTTGTGGTTTTAGGTATTACCATTGCTGATagaatctttgttttcctggaaagTTCTTGCCTCATATTATGAATGAAGTAGCTCAGTgcttgatttttgtttcatcaCTATATGAAAAAGTTCATGTACTTCCATATACAGttctaggaagaaaaaatacGCTGTTTATGTGACTGGTGAATGCAATTACTACCTTTTTATTATGCTCTCCTATAAAAACACCTTTGCTTCTTATTTTGCTAATGTCAGTTTTAATTCACATACCTAGCAATGATCACAGCTCAGTGTTGTGTTAAGCCCGCTACTAAAGGTAGAGGTGCATGTTTTGGGGAATGAGTCATTTACCTCATTTTTGCCATGAAATTGCTTCAACAATACCTGTGAATGCTGAGACATAAAAGACTCTTGGTTTATGGAATAGAATGGTGCTGCACAGCATTTTATctaagcaaagaaaatgtggcATTTTGGTCCTTGTGAAGCCTGTGAAGTACTTAATAACTGCTGGTACAAGCATCAGAAATAGTGAAAAACAAGCTTCTTGATGAATAGACAGGGTACTCAAAATGTGTAACAGTAGTAATATAAACAAGACATAATTCCATTCTacatatattaaattaaaagactCTTTACATATTAGATGCATAgagcattttccttccttgctgGCTGTAACAGAAGATCCTACTTTTCCCAACAAGCTATACATATAACATTAAGGCCCCTTCATAATATTTTAGTGAATTTTGGGCTAATATTGtggaaaattaaagttttatgTAAATGTACAAAATAAATAGTGATTGGTTTTGTTGAAAGACTCATTCAGCATTATCATAATCCTGAATTTAAAGACCTGTAGCCCATTTCTCAATTCCCTTACCTGTGCTGGTAAATTAacatcattttgctttttgtttaggGAAGCATTTAGAAAAAACATACTCTGTCAATGACcagtagaaaacaaaatctgtgtaTTGAAAACAAAGGTTCTAAGGGATCTAAGATTATAAATCAAAGAggattaagaaaattaatttaaattaagaaaCTGTCTCTTTAGCACCACTGTATATTACATTTTACAGTAATAGAATACATTGGAGTGGTCCTGAAATAAACCctactgaaaaaattaaaaacttgcaAATTTGTTTTAGAATGCGGGGAACATAGAAGACAGTAAATGATAGCTGTATTATTTTACCTGTTAAAAGCTACTTTGAGCCAGTATAAGCCAGAACACATCCAGAGTTTTCTGTAACATAATTAGTTTTATCCATACATTGTTAGCTTGTATCCTATGTGTTACAGTTTGAAGGCGATTTCATAGTCATGGTTACATTTCTGGTGTTGCATTTGTCCTCAAATCTTACATTCATTGTGTACTGACAGATCAGTAGCAATTGCTGAATGCCTGGTAGGCATTTCTTTAACAATAATATATGAAGCCCACAGCAGGTGGCCGTTTGGGGTGGGAGAGAGATTTTTGGCAGCATCTGAATGGTACTGCTGATTCTTCAGCCTGATATGCAGAATATACAATGCAGCTAAGGTTTGGAGCTAGGGGCTTTTGTTGTGAGCtggtttgggttattttgttttttcttgttttggctggttggttttgTGAGGTTGTGTGGTAtgtgtttgtggggttttttgtttgggtttttttgtgtggtttttttggggggggttttctttttttaaatctagttAGAAAGGCAAATgagaactgaaaatgaaaggCAGATACCTGTTTTTACTTAAAACCATTGAACTGGGCATCTTGGACAGAGCGTTGTggagttgtttggttttcttttttccttgcattgtAATTATGAGATAGAAGTATAAAATACActataaaacattaaaagcatAATAGCCTGATTTGCTAAATAGAAAACTTTTTAAGCATCTATGCTGTAATAAGCCATTAGTACCCTTACTGTGCTGTCCCATCAGTACCTTAATTGTACTGTCAGTTATGTTGGAAAgttgttcctttttctccaaTAGATGTTGGAAGTCAAAGCCAATTATTTGAAAATCCATCCAAGAAGTACTCTTGTAGCAGATATAAGCAGAGTTTCCTACTTCATTCTTTTTGTGGATGCTgctataaacaaaatattttgcttaaacATAATAGCAACACAGATCTAAGAGAAGCTAAGTGCTATGTTATACCTTCTTTGAAGCAGTCAAACTATACTTtgcacacaaaacaaaaccacctcGATGGATACATATTTAAACGTAGTCCTTTAGGTTGTAGCCTGTGTTGCTCTCCTGCTCAGTGGATGAGAAACGGTGCTGTTTTGGAGGGCAAATCCATGCTCCtggctgctttttaaaacaggaagTGCAAAAGATCACACCAGCAATAAGCAGAAACCCAGATGAAATGAATCCTACATAAACTGCTCCTCCTGGTTCATGTTTACTGCTCTCTGGAATGGTCTGGTCcagaaaatttgaaataatttctcttgtGTACCAGGATGTAGGTACTAATCCAAAGATTCCGGCAAGAACGAAGCAGATTCCTCCACCAAAACAAGCGTGGCTTTTGCTGGCAGTGTCCCCTCCCAACTTTGTGCATTTCATTCCAACTGTAGTGATGCAGATCCCAAAGGCTGATAGGATACAGGACAGTACCATGGTGGTCCGTGCAGCCTGGATGTagatggggagagagagaacGGAGTATTTCAGGGTACAGCTAAACATCCCAGTGCTGTACCATGTGCAGTCCATCCAAAGTCCTTGCATCTGTGTTATAGCTGTTATGATATTTGAACCAACATCTGCATTTACCTTCCAGTTTGGCAGTAAAGTGGCTGTGATATCTccaaaaacaccaaacaaagccagaataaaagcaaagaactgCAGACTTGCTGATGCCATGATGATTATCTGCTGTCACCTTTTGTCTGCCTGTTCCTCTCGTAAATGAGTGTAACTGGTTGGTAGCTTTGTAGCCAAGGCTGTAGCCCTTTGTAATAGGGAGGAAGCAAGGGGGAGGAGAagtgcaggagagagagaaaaagaaatcagcaaacacaaaaaagcttgcatttaaaattagaGCTATCTTAATGAATATGTGAACATGACCCAGCAGCAGATGAGA includes the following:
- the CLDN20 gene encoding claudin-20; protein product: MASASLQFFAFILALFGVFGDITATLLPNWKVNADVGSNIITAITQMQGLWMDCTWYSTGMFSCTLKYSVLSLPIYIQAARTTMVLSCILSAFGICITTVGMKCTKLGGDTASKSHACFGGGICFVLAGIFGLVPTSWYTREIISNFLDQTIPESSKHEPGGAVYVGFISSGFLLIAGVIFCTSCFKKQPGAWICPPKQHRFSSTEQESNTGYNLKDYV